One segment of Stenotrophomonas sp. SAU14A_NAIMI4_8 DNA contains the following:
- the mfd gene encoding transcription-repair coupling factor encodes MSRTPYPAPPLPRAGQLRAWWRAPASPTALAWYLVQAARAHTAPLLVIARDNHGASQLEADLHTLLGADPSLPVVAFPDWETLPYDRFSPHPDIISQRLAALHRLPTLKRGVVIVPVQTLLQQLAPQSYVIGGSFDLKVGQRLDLEAEKRRLESAGYRNVPQVMDPGDFAVRGGLLDVFPMGADEPLRVELLDEDIDSIRAFDPESQRSLDKVEAVHMLPGREVPMDEASIARVLATLRERFDVDTRRSALYQDLKSGLAPAGIEYYLPLFFERTATLFDYLPAGSLPVLCAGAGEAAETFWNQTAERYEQRRHDVERPLLPPSALYLSPDLLRERLNDTARIEVWAADHARIADAHALGDQPLPPLPVAAREAPAGDALKSFLAHYPGRVLIAADSPGRREALLEVLQAAELKPPVVADLPAFLDSAERFAITVAALEDGFALDEPRIAVLTERQLFPERAGSTRRTRRAGREPEAIIRDLGELTEGAPIVHEDHGVGRYRGLIAMDVGGMPGEFLEIEYAKGDRLYVPVAQLHLISRYSGASAETAPLHSLGGEQWSKAKRKAAEKVRDVAAELLEIQARRQARAGLALHVDRAMYEPFAAGFPFEETPDQLAAIDATLRDLASSQPMDRVVCGDVGFGKTEVAVRAAFAAASAGKQVAVLVPTTLLAEQHFRNFRDRFADYPMKVEVLSRFKTSKEIKAELEKVAAGTIDVIVGTHRLLQPDVKFKDLGMVIVDEEQRFGVRQKEALKALRANVHLLTLTATPIPRTLNMAMAGLRDLSIIATPPPNRLAVQTFITQWDNALLREAFQRELSRGGQLYFLHNDVESIGRMQRELSELVPEARIGIAHGQMPERELEKVMLDFQKQRFNVLLSTTIIESGIDIPNANTIIINRADRFGLAQLHQLRGRVGRSHHRAYAYLVVPDRRSITPDAEKRLEAIASMDELGAGFTLATHDLEIRGAGELLGEDQSGQMAEVGFSLYTELLERAVRSIRQGKLPDLDAGEEVRGAEVELHVPALIPEDYLPDVHTRLTLYKRISSARDSAELRELQVEMIDRFGLLPDPAKNLFAIAELKLQANTLGIRKLDLGENGGRIVFESKPNIDPMAVIQLIQKQPNLYAMEGPDKLRIKHPLPLPEDRFNAARALLLTLAVR; translated from the coding sequence ATGTCGCGTACTCCATACCCCGCCCCGCCGCTGCCCCGTGCCGGCCAGCTTCGCGCCTGGTGGCGCGCCCCCGCCTCGCCCACTGCACTGGCCTGGTATCTGGTGCAGGCCGCACGCGCGCACACGGCGCCGCTGCTGGTCATCGCCCGTGACAACCACGGCGCCAGCCAGCTGGAAGCCGATCTGCACACCCTGCTGGGTGCCGATCCGTCGCTGCCGGTGGTCGCCTTCCCCGATTGGGAAACGCTGCCCTACGACCGCTTCAGCCCGCACCCGGACATCATTTCGCAGCGCCTGGCCGCCCTGCACCGCCTGCCTACGCTGAAGCGGGGTGTGGTGATCGTGCCGGTGCAGACGCTGCTGCAGCAGCTGGCACCGCAGAGCTATGTGATTGGCGGCAGCTTCGACCTGAAGGTCGGCCAGCGCCTGGACCTGGAGGCCGAGAAGCGCCGGCTGGAAAGCGCCGGCTACCGCAACGTGCCGCAGGTGATGGACCCGGGCGATTTCGCCGTGCGCGGTGGCCTGCTGGACGTGTTCCCGATGGGCGCCGACGAGCCGCTGCGGGTGGAACTGCTGGACGAGGACATCGATTCGATCCGCGCCTTCGACCCGGAAAGCCAGCGCTCGCTGGACAAGGTCGAGGCCGTGCACATGCTGCCCGGCCGCGAAGTGCCGATGGACGAGGCCAGCATTGCGCGCGTGCTGGCCACCCTGCGCGAACGCTTCGACGTGGATACCCGCCGCAGCGCGCTGTACCAGGATCTGAAATCCGGCCTGGCACCGGCCGGCATCGAGTACTACCTGCCGCTGTTCTTCGAACGCACCGCTACGCTGTTCGACTACCTGCCCGCAGGCAGCCTGCCGGTGCTGTGTGCCGGCGCCGGGGAGGCCGCCGAAACGTTCTGGAACCAGACCGCCGAGCGCTACGAGCAGCGCCGCCACGATGTGGAACGGCCGCTGCTGCCGCCGTCGGCGCTGTACCTGTCGCCGGATCTGCTGCGCGAACGTCTGAACGATACCGCGCGCATCGAAGTGTGGGCCGCCGACCATGCGCGCATCGCCGATGCGCATGCGCTGGGTGACCAGCCGCTGCCGCCGCTGCCGGTGGCCGCGCGCGAGGCACCGGCCGGCGATGCATTGAAATCCTTCCTGGCCCATTACCCCGGCCGGGTGCTGATCGCGGCCGATTCCCCGGGCCGCCGCGAGGCCCTGCTGGAAGTGCTGCAGGCGGCCGAACTGAAGCCGCCGGTGGTGGCCGATCTGCCGGCCTTTCTGGACAGCGCCGAGCGCTTCGCCATTACCGTGGCGGCACTGGAAGACGGTTTCGCGCTGGACGAACCGCGCATCGCGGTGCTCACCGAGCGCCAGCTGTTCCCCGAGCGTGCGGGCAGCACCCGCCGCACGCGTCGCGCCGGCCGCGAGCCCGAAGCGATCATCCGCGACCTGGGCGAGCTGACCGAAGGCGCGCCCATCGTGCACGAAGACCATGGCGTGGGCCGCTACCGGGGCCTGATCGCGATGGACGTGGGCGGCATGCCCGGCGAATTCCTGGAAATCGAGTACGCCAAGGGCGATCGCCTGTACGTGCCGGTGGCCCAGCTGCACCTGATCAGCCGCTATTCCGGCGCATCGGCGGAAACCGCGCCGCTGCACTCGCTGGGCGGCGAGCAATGGAGCAAGGCCAAGCGCAAGGCCGCCGAAAAGGTGCGCGACGTGGCCGCCGAACTGCTGGAAATCCAGGCGCGCCGCCAGGCCCGCGCCGGTCTGGCGCTGCACGTGGACCGCGCCATGTACGAACCGTTCGCGGCCGGCTTCCCGTTCGAGGAAACCCCCGACCAGCTGGCCGCCATCGACGCCACCCTGCGCGACCTGGCCAGCAGCCAGCCGATGGACCGCGTGGTCTGCGGCGACGTGGGCTTCGGCAAGACCGAAGTGGCCGTGCGCGCCGCCTTTGCCGCCGCCAGTGCCGGCAAGCAGGTGGCGGTGCTGGTGCCGACCACGCTGCTGGCCGAACAGCACTTCCGCAATTTCCGCGACCGCTTCGCCGATTACCCGATGAAGGTCGAAGTGCTGTCGCGCTTCAAGACCAGCAAGGAAATCAAGGCCGAGCTGGAAAAGGTCGCCGCCGGCACCATCGATGTGATCGTCGGCACCCATCGCCTGCTGCAGCCGGACGTGAAGTTCAAGGACCTGGGCATGGTCATCGTCGACGAGGAGCAGCGTTTCGGCGTGCGCCAGAAGGAAGCACTGAAGGCGCTGCGCGCCAACGTGCACCTGCTGACCCTGACCGCAACCCCGATTCCGCGCACCTTGAACATGGCCATGGCCGGCCTGCGCGACCTGTCGATCATCGCCACCCCGCCGCCGAACCGGCTGGCGGTGCAGACCTTCATCACCCAGTGGGACAACGCGCTGCTGCGCGAGGCCTTCCAGCGCGAACTCTCGCGCGGTGGCCAGCTGTATTTCCTGCACAACGACGTGGAAAGCATCGGCCGCATGCAGCGCGAGCTGTCCGAGCTGGTGCCCGAAGCGCGCATCGGCATCGCCCACGGGCAGATGCCCGAACGCGAGCTGGAAAAGGTGATGCTGGATTTCCAGAAGCAGCGCTTCAACGTGCTGCTGTCGACCACGATCATCGAATCGGGCATCGACATTCCCAACGCCAACACCATCATCATCAACCGCGCCGACCGCTTCGGCCTGGCCCAGCTGCACCAGCTGCGCGGCCGCGTGGGCCGTTCGCACCACCGCGCCTATGCCTACCTGGTGGTGCCCGACCGCCGCTCGATCACCCCGGATGCGGAAAAGCGCCTGGAAGCGATCGCCTCGATGGACGAACTGGGCGCCGGATTCACCCTGGCCACGCACGATCTGGAGATCCGCGGCGCCGGCGAACTGCTGGGCGAAGACCAGAGCGGGCAGATGGCCGAGGTGGGCTTCAGCCTGTACACCGAACTGCTGGAACGCGCCGTGCGCAGCATCCGCCAGGGCAAGCTGCCCGACCTGGATGCCGGCGAAGAAGTGCGCGGTGCCGAAGTCGAACTGCATGTGCCGGCGCTGATTCCGGAAGACTACCTGCCGGACGTGCACACCCGCCTGACCCTGTACAAGCGCATTTCCAGCGCGCGCGACAGCGCCGAACTGCGCGAACTGCAGGTG
- a CDS encoding GNAT family N-acetyltransferase, whose amino-acid sequence MATRNRMPPWHEIFKAPSGHELLIRPIRPEDGAPLQAAFSLFGPEEIRDRFLQAVTELSPETTQRLTHPNPKTEITLVAAESLPAGEAVVGAVARASIIPGTREAEYAILISRFLIGQGLGRQLMRKLVKWGRGKYLDRLYGDVAAENEPMKQLAASLGFKPVPHPNGAEGLVRMVLELDN is encoded by the coding sequence ATGGCCACTCGCAACCGCATGCCGCCCTGGCATGAGATCTTCAAGGCTCCCAGCGGCCACGAGCTGCTGATCCGCCCCATCCGCCCGGAAGACGGCGCGCCGCTGCAGGCCGCCTTCAGCCTGTTCGGGCCGGAAGAAATCCGCGACCGTTTCCTGCAGGCGGTCACCGAGCTTTCGCCGGAAACCACCCAGCGCCTGACCCACCCCAATCCGAAGACCGAGATCACCCTGGTCGCGGCCGAATCGCTGCCGGCCGGCGAAGCCGTGGTGGGCGCGGTGGCGCGCGCCTCGATCATTCCCGGTACCCGTGAAGCCGAGTACGCGATCCTGATCAGCCGCTTCCTGATCGGCCAGGGCCTGGGCCGGCAGCTGATGCGCAAGCTGGTGAAGTGGGGCCGCGGCAAGTACCTGGACCGTCTGTACGGCGATGTGGCCGCTGAGAATGAGCCGATGAAGCAGCTGGCCGCCTCGCTGGGCTTCAAGCCGGTGCCGCACCCCAACGGCGCCGAAGGCCTGGTGCGCATGGTGCTGGAACTGGACAATTGA
- the rlmJ gene encoding 23S rRNA (adenine(2030)-N(6))-methyltransferase RlmJ, with product MNYRHAFHAGNHADVLKHIVQLALIDSFKRKDSPFFVLDTHGGAGRYLLASEESRKTLEAESGVMRLMAQPKLPEVVERYLKAVQADNPVGAMITYPGSPLLTAQAMRAQDRMAVCELQEDEAASLKALFAHDSRVGVHPGDGYGQLRALLPPKVNGSKIGRGLVLIDPPYEAQDAEYQAILAALAETLARWPQATCAVWFPIKQRRTILHFLRKATALPVKSALTIEFLVRPDDSPLRLNGSGMLVLNAPWQFDRVVGPALPALRQHLGEPGATTRLDWLKTAE from the coding sequence ATGAACTATCGCCACGCCTTCCATGCCGGCAACCATGCCGATGTCCTCAAGCACATCGTGCAGCTGGCCCTGATCGACAGCTTCAAGCGCAAGGACAGCCCGTTCTTCGTGCTGGACACCCACGGCGGCGCCGGCCGCTACCTGCTGGCCAGCGAAGAAAGCCGCAAGACCCTGGAAGCCGAATCCGGGGTCATGCGCCTGATGGCCCAGCCCAAGCTGCCCGAGGTGGTCGAGCGCTACCTGAAGGCGGTGCAGGCCGACAACCCGGTGGGGGCGATGATCACCTACCCCGGCTCGCCGCTGCTGACCGCCCAGGCCATGCGCGCGCAGGACCGCATGGCGGTGTGCGAACTGCAGGAGGACGAGGCCGCTTCGCTGAAGGCCCTGTTCGCCCATGACAGCCGGGTGGGCGTGCACCCCGGCGATGGCTACGGCCAGCTGCGTGCCCTGCTGCCGCCCAAGGTCAATGGCAGCAAGATCGGCCGTGGCCTGGTGCTGATCGACCCGCCTTACGAGGCGCAGGATGCCGAGTACCAGGCGATCCTGGCCGCGCTGGCCGAAACGCTGGCGCGATGGCCGCAGGCCACCTGCGCGGTCTGGTTCCCGATCAAGCAGCGCCGCACCATCCTGCATTTCCTGCGCAAGGCCACCGCCCTGCCGGTGAAGTCGGCCCTGACCATCGAATTCCTGGTGCGCCCGGACGATTCCCCGCTGCGCCTCAACGGCAGCGGCATGCTGGTGCTCAACGCCCCCTGGCAGTTCGACCGGGTGGTCGGCCCTGCCCTGCCGGCGCTGCGCCAGCACCTGGGCGAACCGGGTGCCACGACCCGCCTGGACTGGCTGAAGACCGCCGAATAA
- the creB gene encoding two-component system response regulator CreB — protein MLRAMTAPVAHVLVVEDEAAIAETVLYALRSEGYAASHCLLGGEALQRLQDGGIDLLVLDVGLPDLGGFEVCRRLRALPGAVAQLPVIFLTARNDELDRVLGLELGADDYMTKPFSPRELVARVRARLRRVPAPVIATPGPAEDGGWRETGAFAIDREGRRIRFQGQPLELTRYEYALLDALLQRPGAILSRAQLMDRGWDSSADSADRTVDTHVKTLRAKLRAAGASDDPIRTHRGVGYALQV, from the coding sequence ATGCTGCGCGCCATGACAGCGCCCGTTGCCCATGTGCTGGTGGTCGAAGACGAAGCCGCCATCGCCGAAACCGTGCTCTACGCCCTGCGCAGCGAAGGCTATGCGGCCAGCCACTGCCTGTTGGGCGGGGAAGCGCTGCAGCGCCTGCAGGACGGGGGAATCGACCTGCTGGTGCTGGATGTGGGCCTGCCCGACCTGGGCGGCTTCGAGGTCTGCCGGCGCCTGCGTGCGCTGCCCGGCGCGGTGGCGCAGCTGCCGGTGATCTTCCTGACCGCCCGCAACGACGAGCTGGACCGGGTACTGGGCCTGGAGCTGGGCGCGGACGATTACATGACCAAGCCGTTCTCGCCGCGCGAGCTGGTGGCGCGGGTACGGGCGCGCCTGCGCCGGGTGCCGGCGCCTGTCATCGCCACCCCGGGCCCGGCCGAGGACGGCGGCTGGCGCGAAACCGGTGCCTTCGCGATCGATCGCGAGGGCCGGCGCATCCGTTTCCAGGGCCAGCCGCTGGAGCTGACCCGCTACGAGTACGCCCTGCTGGACGCCTTGCTGCAGCGCCCCGGCGCCATCCTCAGCCGCGCCCAGCTGATGGACCGTGGCTGGGACAGCAGTGCCGACAGCGCCGACCGCACCGTCGACACCCACGTGAAGACCCTGCGCGCCAAGCTGCGCGCGGCCGGTGCCAGCGATGACCCGATCCGCACCCACCGTGGCGTGGGTTACGCACTGCAGGTGTAG
- the creC gene encoding two-component system sensor histidine kinase CreC, whose translation MRLMLKLFLGFFLIVGIAAFFVMRVFVNEVKPGVRQAMESTLVDAANVLAEMAAADVKAGTIGSGSFTRNLAKARQRDLKAMVWRFPKRALDYRVTITDARGIVIYDSLGRDVGRDNSRWNDVYRTLRGEYGARSSPEIPGEEGNTVMHVAAPVYDPADGQTLIGVLSLAQPNRSIDPFIAASQRAIIERGAWLIGLSALVGILVTVWLTRGLGQLSRYARAVTNGEPVPPPRRRRDEIGELGQALETMRRKLEGKAYVEQYVQSLTHEMKSPLAAIRGAAELLQEPMPDADRAHFARSIVDQQQRLTETIDKLLALAEVEQHGWLQTRAPIEVSALLEEAAGAAQVAAQASGVQVVAHAAAGLRVHGDGYLVRQALHNLIDNAVAFSPPGSVVELSAQNEGQGVRLQVADRGAGIPDYARERVFERFYSLARPGSGRRSSGLGLPFVQEVARLHDGRAALAARDGGGTLAELWLPAGSPATRARR comes from the coding sequence ATGCGGCTGATGCTGAAACTGTTCCTGGGCTTCTTCCTGATCGTGGGCATCGCCGCGTTCTTCGTGATGCGCGTGTTCGTGAACGAAGTGAAGCCCGGCGTGCGCCAGGCGATGGAATCGACCCTGGTGGATGCGGCCAACGTGCTGGCCGAGATGGCTGCCGCCGACGTCAAGGCCGGCACCATCGGCAGCGGCAGCTTCACCCGCAATCTGGCCAAGGCCCGGCAGCGCGACCTGAAGGCCATGGTCTGGCGCTTTCCCAAGCGCGCGCTGGATTACCGGGTCACCATCACCGATGCCCGAGGCATCGTGATCTACGATTCGCTGGGGCGCGACGTGGGGCGCGACAATTCGCGCTGGAACGATGTCTACCGCACTCTGCGCGGCGAGTACGGCGCGCGGTCCAGCCCGGAGATTCCGGGCGAAGAAGGCAACACCGTGATGCACGTGGCCGCGCCGGTGTACGACCCGGCCGATGGCCAGACCCTGATCGGCGTGCTCAGCCTGGCCCAGCCCAACCGCAGCATCGACCCGTTCATCGCCGCCAGCCAGCGCGCCATCATCGAGCGCGGGGCATGGCTGATCGGCCTGTCGGCGCTGGTGGGCATCCTGGTGACCGTGTGGCTGACCCGTGGCCTGGGCCAGCTCAGCCGCTACGCACGCGCGGTGACCAATGGCGAGCCGGTGCCGCCGCCACGGCGGCGCCGCGACGAGATCGGCGAACTGGGCCAGGCGCTGGAAACCATGCGCCGCAAGCTGGAAGGCAAGGCCTATGTTGAACAGTACGTGCAGTCGCTCACTCATGAAATGAAGAGCCCGCTGGCGGCGATCCGTGGCGCGGCCGAGCTGCTGCAGGAACCGATGCCCGATGCGGATCGCGCGCATTTCGCGCGCAGCATCGTCGACCAGCAGCAGCGGTTGACCGAAACCATCGACAAGCTGCTGGCGCTGGCCGAAGTGGAACAGCACGGCTGGCTGCAAACCCGTGCGCCGATCGAGGTGTCTGCCCTGCTTGAGGAAGCCGCCGGCGCCGCACAGGTGGCCGCGCAGGCGTCAGGGGTACAGGTCGTGGCCCACGCTGCGGCAGGCCTGCGCGTACACGGCGACGGCTACCTGGTGCGTCAGGCCCTGCACAACCTGATCGACAACGCGGTGGCGTTCTCGCCGCCCGGTTCGGTGGTGGAACTGTCGGCACAGAACGAAGGGCAGGGCGTGCGCCTGCAGGTGGCCGACCGTGGCGCCGGTATTCCCGATTACGCGCGCGAACGGGTGTTCGAACGCTTCTATTCGCTGGCCCGGCCCGGCAGTGGTCGCCGCAGTTCCGGGTTGGGCCTGCCCTTCGTGCAGGAAGTGGCCCGCCTGCACGACGGCCGCGCTGCCCTGGCGGCACGCGACGGTGGCGGCACCCTGGCCGAACTGTGGTTGCCCGCCGGCAGCCCCGCCACGCGCGCCCGGCGCTGA